In Oreochromis niloticus isolate F11D_XX linkage group LG5, O_niloticus_UMD_NMBU, whole genome shotgun sequence, a single window of DNA contains:
- the padi2 gene encoding protein-arginine deiminase type-2, whose translation MIHPRTLRIDYGKTTRVLYVVGSKLNVNLNRSAPPTSKFFSVKGTANVQYSISPTPRDTSHLSPIPLTENSVLLISRDHASQHENDSKLSVQYYGANKEVLGRAVVHLTAVELSLDVDADRDGIVEKNNPNKGSWKWGPDGHGAILLVNCDSEKTYKKTPDSEEKNIYKVSDLKDMSVMVLRTKGPGKLPEGYKLTMHISQGDAESVRVFRNRSTEVPNSGLSQKLYNLFVKDYPLVLSSDVLSKEVPYLGGVAEMNFYVEGLRFPDKDFNGLVTINLSLLEPISDGLPETPIFTDKVVFKVAPWIMTPNTLRPVEVFVCSTSDNYQFLKGMRNLVAKSGYKLNICHEYVNRGDRWMQDELEFGYIDSPHHRFPVVLDSPRDGDLANFPYDELLGPDFGYVTRVALDEHVSSLDSFGNLEVSPPVTVNGKKYPLGRIIIGVAFPTATKGRNMTKVVQDFLWAQKVQEPIALFSDWLLVGHVDEFMTFVPAPDRKGFRLLLASPDAGYKLFRGLQNSGHGQATLFDGLTNAEQITLDEILEDEKLQAENNYVQSCIDWNRDVLKRELGLDDEDIIDLPILFKLVEDENEYRAVAYYPDMVNMIVLGKNLGIPKPFGPKVNGRCALEAEMCSLMEGLGLKCTFIDDYSSYHQLLGEVHCGSNVRREPFEFKWWNLEM comes from the exons ATGATCCATCCCCGCACGCTCAGAATAGATTATGGCAAAACTACGAGAGTATTATACGTAGTTGGCTCGAAGCTAAATGTCAACCTGAACAG GAGTGCCCCTCCCACCTCCAAGTTCTTCTCCGTGAAAGGCACTGCCAATGTTCAGTACAGCATCAGCCCCACTCCTCGGGACACATCCCACCTCTCTCCCATCCCTCTCACTGAAAACTCAGTCCTGCTCATCAGCAGGGACCATGCCAGTCAACATGAAAATGATAGCAAG ctgTCGGTCCAGTACTATGGGGCGAATAAAGAGGTCTTAGGGAGAGCAGTTGTGCATCTGACAGCTGTTG AGCTCTCACTGGATGTCGATGCTGATAGAGATGGCATCGTGGAGAAAAACAACCCTAATAAG gGTTCTTGGAAATGGGGTCCTGATGGGCATGGAGCCATCCTTTTGGTCAACTGTGACTCAGAAAAGACCTACAAGAAGACACCAGACAGCGAGgagaaaaacatttataaagTGTCTG ATCTAAAGGACATGTCTGTCATGGTGCTGCGGACCAAAGGCCCAGGGAAACTCCCAGAGGGCTACAAACTAACCATGCACATCTCTCAGGGAGATGCAGAGAGTGTTCGAGTCTTCAGAAACCGATCCACTGAAGTGCCAAATAGTGGCCTAT CACAGAAACTTTACAATCTCTTTGTGAAAGACTATCCACTGGTGCTGAGCAGTGATGTGCTGTCCAAGGAAGTGCCTTACCTTGGAGGTGTGGCAGAGATGAACTTTTATGTGGAGGGCCTGAGGTTTCCTGACAAAGACTTCAATGGACTCGTCACCATCAACCTCAGTCTATTAGAACCAATCTCTGAT GGTCTCCCTGAGACGCCGATTTTTACAGACAAAGTTGTGTTTAAAGTGGCACCATGGATCATGACACCCAACACGCTTCGACCTGTAGAGGTGTTTGTCTGCAG TACATCTGATAACTACCAGTTCCTGAAAGGAATGAGGAACCTTGTTGCGAAGAGCGGGTACAAGCTGAACATTTGTCATGAATATGTCAACAGAGGAGACCGCTGGATGCAG gATGAACTGGAATTTGGTTACATCGATTCACCTCATCATCGTTTTCCTGTTGTTCTGGATTCCCCGAGAGATGGCGACCTAGCAAACTTTCCATATGATGAGCTGCTT GGTCCCGACTTTGGCTATGTGACAAGGGTGGCCCTAGATGAACATGTGAGCAGTTTAGATTCGTTTGGCAATCTGGAGGTCAGTCCTCCTGTCAcagtaaatggaaaaaaataccCCCTGGGAAGAATCATCATTGGGGTTGCCTTCCCTAC GGCAACTAAAGGACGAAATATGACCAAAGTGGTTCAAGACTTCTTGTGGGCTCAGAAGGTTCAGGAGCCCATCGCCTTGTTCTCTGACTGGCTCCTTGTTGGCCACGTGGATGAATTCATGACTTTCGTTCCTGCACCTGACAGAAAG GGTTTCCGACTGCTGTTGGCCAGCCCAGACGCAGGCTACAAACTATTCAGAGGCCTACAGAACAGTGGACACGGACAAGCCACATTGTTTGATG GGTTGACAAATGCAGAACAAATAACACTGGATGAAATCCTTGAGGATGAAAAACTCCAAGCTGAAAATAACTATGTGCAG agctgCATCGACTGGAACCGAGATGTGTTGAAGAGGGAACTAGGCCTAGACGATGAAGACATCATTGATCTGCCAATCCTCTTCAAACTAGTGGAGGATGAAAATGAGTATAGAGCAGTAGCTTACTATCCTGACATG GTGAACATGATTGTTTTGGGGAAAAACCTTGGTATCCCAAAGCCCTTTGGCCCCAAAGTGAATGGACGATGTGCACTCGAGGCTGAGATGTGCTCTCTAATGGAAGGCCTGGGCCTCAAGTGCACGTTCATTGATGACTATTCATCCTACCACCAGCTGTTGGGAGAGGTCCACTGTGGGTCCAATGTCCGCAGGGAACCCTTTGAGTTCAAGTGGTGGAACCTGGAGATGTAA
- the lrig2 gene encoding leucine-rich repeats and immunoglobulin-like domains protein 2 produces the protein MAEGWPIPSALIFMLLSLSAWASESCPATCWCYNTEDEVHILDCNRRRLSMAPVEVPDGITQVTLNHNELTVFPYLGDVSSNITGLSLVHNRITELSMLQLQPYVSLETLDLTSNSISELRVGSFPSMQLKYLNLSNNKISVLEPGCFENISSSLLVLRLNRNRLAVLPSKVFRLPQLQFLELKRNKIKIVDSLTFKGMDSLKSLKMQRNGITKLMDGAFFGLNNIEELELEHNNLTEVNKGWLYGLRMLRILRVSQNAVGIIGPDAWEFCQKLEELDLSGNHLTRLEETAFKGLDFLESMNLGENSISHLGEGVFSGLSSLRTLDIRNNEISWAIEDSIGVFDGMKKLNTLILQQNKIKSITKKAFEGLEELEHLDLSKNGIMSIHPEAMSHMKLKVFVLNTSNLLCDCHMQWLGPWLTDSQFQQSVSAICAHPVNLLGRNVLSISPEEFVCDDFPKPQITTHPETSVALRGNNVTLSCIASSSSDSPMTTAWRKDGEVLYDAEVENYARYQEGELIYTTVLHLLNVNFTDEGRYQCVVSNHFGSNYSNRAKLTVNEMPSFLKTPMDLTIRTGTTARLECAAEGHPSPQIAWQKDGGTDFPAARERRMHVMPDDDVFFIAKVKTEDMGVYSCTAQNAAGSLSANATLTVLETPSFMRPLEDRTVARGETAVLQCIAGGSPAPRLNWTKDDGPLVLTERHFFAAANQLLIIVDAGPADAGKYTCIMSNTLGTERGHIYLSVSPSPNCDTGTVYDQDGWTTVGIVVIVVVCCVVGTSLVWVIVIYHMRRKSEDYSITNTDEMNLPADIPSYLSSQGTLSEPQEGYSNSEAGSHQQLMPPLSNGYVHKGTDGVCYGDTGSEVETEGNSMLHCRVGSLFTGRSSFHPGEPREGLAGVAPGGAGPLVICSDCYDNANIYSRTREYCPYAYLGEDDPLDKTVPGLKENLSERAQHEDAALNSLTGNQDSSVFFTSHDKRLSSHTPPEHYDSLSRSFWREAENLSSKPPPGASQIPVTVHRTPPLTSATDGAAEQSEAEVDYSPSQCNQDHRSASNRTNPQEHPAPT, from the exons ATGGCGGAAGGCTGGCCCATTCCTTCGGCCCTTATCTTCATGCTGCTAAGTTTGAGTGCCTGGGCCAGTGAGTCTTGTCCTGCTACTTGCTGGTGTTATAACACAGAGGATGAGGTTCATATTCTGGACTGCAACAGAAGAAGGCTGTCGATGGCTCCAGTGGAAGTCCCAGATGGGATAACCCAAGT TACTTTGAATCACAATGAGCTGACTGTTTTTCCCTATCTTGGAGATGTCTCCTCAAACATCACAGGACTTTCTTT AGTCCACAATCGGATCACTGAGCTGTCAATGCTTCAGCTACAACCATATGTTTCCCTGGAGACACTGGACCTTACATCCAACTCGATCTCTGAGCTCAGAGTTGGATCCTTTCCATCTATGCAGCTGAAATATCT TAATTTGAGCAACAACAAGATCAGCGTCCTGGAGCCTGGCTGCTTTGAAAACATCTCCAGCTCCCTGCTGGTGCTGAGGCTGAACAGGAACAGATTGGCTGTGCTTCCATCCAAAGTCTTCAGACTTCCACAACTTCAGTTCCT TGAACTGAAGCGGAACAAGATCAAAATTGTTGACAGCCTTACATTCAAGGGGATGGACTCCTTGAAATCACTGAAGATGCAGAGGAATGGCATCACTAAGCTCATGGATGGAGCCTTTTTTGGACTGAACAACATTGAAGAATT GGAGCTAGAGCACAACAACCTAACGGAGGTTAACAAAGGTTGGCTGTATGGCTTGCGCATGCTGCGTATCCTGCGGGTCAGCCAGAATGCTGTCGGCATCATTGGACCAGACGCCTGGGAGTTTTGCCAAAAGCTTGAGGAACT AGACTTGTCCGGCAATCATCTGACTAGACTTGAGGAGACCGCTTTCAAAGGTTTAGATTTCCTGGAGAGCATGAACCTGGGAGAAAACTCTATCAGCCATTTGGGAGAGGGAGTGTTCAGTGGCCTGTCAAGTCTGCGCACCCT AGATATCCGTAATAATGAAATCTCCTGGGCCATTGAAGACTCCATTGGTGTATTTGATGGCATGAAGAAGCTAAACACTCT AATCCTACAACAGaacaaaatcaaatcaatcaCAAAGAAAGCGTTTGAAGGGCTGGAGGAGCTTGAGCACTT GGACCTCAGCAAGAATGGTATCATGTCGATACACCCAGAGGCGATGTCTCATATGAAGCTGAAAGTGTT TGTCCTGAACACAAGCAACCTGCTGTGTGACTGTCACATGCAGTGGCTGGGTCCTTGGTTGACAGACAGCCAGTTCCAGCAGTCTGTCAGTGCTATCTGTGCCCATCCTGTGAATCTGCTCGGTCGCAATGTCCTGTCCATCAGCCCGGAAGAGTTTGTTTGTG ATGATTTCCCCAAGCCTCAGATCACAACTCACCCAGAGACGTCTGTTGCACTGCGGGGAAACAATGTGACTCTGAGCTGCATTGCGTCCAGCAGCAGTGATTCACCAATGACCACAGCCTGGCGGAAGGATGGGGAGGTGCTGTATGATGCAGAAGTGGAAAATTATGCCCGGTACCAAGAGGGAGAGCTGATCTATACCACTGTGCTTCACCTCCTCAATGTGAACTTCACCGATGAGGGGCGTTACCAGTGTGTGGTCTCCAATCACTTTGGTTCCAATTACTCCAACAGGGCCAAGCTTACTGTCAATG AGATGCCTTCCTTTCTTAAGACCCCCATGGATCTGACAATCCGGACCGGGACTACGGCCAGGCTGGAGTGTGCTGCTGAAGGCCATCCATCACCACAGATTGCTTGGCAGAAAGATGGAGGCACTGACTTCCCTGCTGCCCGAGAGCGCAGGATGCATGTGATGCCGGACGATGACGTCTTTTTCATTGCTAAAGTGAAAACAGAAGACATGGGAGTGTATAGCTGTACCGCTCAGAATGCTGCTGGCAGCCTGTCGGCAAATGCTACTCTGACTGTTCTGG AAACCCCATCCTTCATGCGGCCACTGGAAGACAGAACAGTGGCCCGGGGTGAAACTGCTGTGCTTCAGTGTATAGCTGGAGGCAGCCCTGCTCCTCGTCTCAACTGGACCAAAGATGATGGGCCTTTGGTACTAACAGAGCGCCACTTCTTTGCTGCAGCCAATCAACTTCTTATCATTGTTGATGCTGGTCCAGCTGATGCTGGGAAATACACCTGCATCATGTCTAATACTTTGGGTACAGAGCGTGGCCACATATACCTGAGCGTCTCGCCATCACCAAATTGCGATACAGGCACAGTGTATGACCAGGATGGCTGGACCACTGTGGGCATCGTGGTGATTGTGGTGGTGTGCTGTGTGGTCGGTACTTCGTTGGTCTGGGTCATTGTAATCTATCACATGCGTAGGAAAAGTGAGGACTACAGTATTACCAACACAG ATGAGATGAATTTGCCAGCAGATATTCCCAGCTACCTATCCTCTCAGGGTACTTTGTCTGAGCCTCAGGAGGGTTACAGTAATTCTGAGGCTGGGAGCCACCAGCAGCTCATGCCTCCCCTCTCTAATGGATATGTCCATAAGGGCACTGACG GTGTGTGTTATGGAGACACAGGCAGCGAGGTGGAAACTGAAGGGAACAGCATGCTGCACTGCAGGGTTGGCTCGCTGTTTACTGGCCGTAGCAGTTTCCACCCTGGGGAGCCTCGCGAGGGACTAGCTGGAGTCGCCCCAG GCGGTGCAGGTCCTCTAGTCATTTGCTCTGACTGCTATGACAATGCCAACATCTACTCTCGCACGCGGGAATACTGTCCCTATGCTTATCTAGGGGAGGATGATCCACTGGACAAGACTGTGCCAGGTCTGAAGGAGAACCTCAGTGAGCGTGCCCAGCATGAGGACGCAGCTCTGAATAGCCTCACTGGCAATCAGGACTCTTCTGTCTTTTTCACCTCACATGATAAAAGACTCAGCAGCCACACTCCTCCAGAGCACTATG ATTCACTTAGCAGGTCTTTCTGGAGAGAAGCAGAAAATCTATCTTCGAAGCCCCCGCCTGGAGCATCCCAGATCCCAGTGACTGTACATAGGACacctcctctgacctctgcaacTGATGGAGCAGCGGAACAGAGTGAAGCAGAAGTGGACTATTCACCCAGCCAATGCAACCAAGACCACAGAAGTGCCTCTAATAGGACTAACCCTCAGGAGCATCCGGCTCCCACATAG